The genomic region AAGACGGCCATTTTGGATTGAGCAGCCATTTGAtctttcatcagatcaatttCAAATTCGGTGAGTGTCATCTCAACAACATTAAAAGTTACATTGTTCGTCACACGTTGTGACCAAGGTTGTTGTATCTAAGACACACATGGTCCAATTGACTCCAAACTGGACTTGTAGGCTATAACAAGAGTCCtagcctgatgacatctacacataaatcatgacttaaaattaCAGCGACCCCTtttggcaacaggaaatgtccagAAGGGCCTCAAAACATTGATGATGAAGTCATTTCCAAACTTTGAGTTTTCGGCGAACAGCATGTttgtggcgtggcatcaaatTTCAAAGAGTTGCAGCGACAAacaaaattgctgtaacttcactGTACTTTGTTCATCTCTCTCGAACTACATGTGTGTAGCAACTTTTGAGGATTCGTCAAAAAAAGAGTGATTCAATCTCCTCAgtgcattgtccaatcagcCTCAAACCTCTTTCACGTGATCAGAGTCCCGGCTTTCACAGCTACATATGTCAATATtacctcagggtcatagcgccacctactgattcgccatgaaacaggacttttttaactccactgtgcattgtcaaATCAGCACTATACTGTAtgtagtgatagcgccacctactggcaacaggaagtaagccaTGTTTTACAACTTTAATTCAATTAACATACATATTTTATCGTGTGGTCTGCACATGATGGCGTGCACCGTAATACGTGATCCTTCCTGCAGTGCAAGGGGGGACCCCCCCACAATATCAACTCAGGGTGATTGTGTTGAGAGAACATATCATTAATCACAATGGAAAACAATATTGGACTAATGACACTGCCCCAAGGAGTACCCTTTTCCACCATTTACCTTCCTGATAAACAGGTCCCAGTTCTTACATGAATAAACGTGTAAAATAGAAAGTCTCTGATCCAATTATATGTCCATCTACtatgttcttcctcttcttcgaTCCCCGTTTTCCTTTTTGACATATCAAATTCCGTCAAATAAACTGACTTAAAGGGGTTAGTTAAAGTATCAATGGATTAAAGGCAATGTAGAAGATAACTTGAAGTTGGTTGCCATCCGCCATTAacccaaacaaagaagaagttTTGGTGTAAAAACAGAGAAAGTAAATATTAATAggcaaataacaaaaaatgtaaaatacacattgtaatcacatattaaaaaatgaaatacacattaaaaaaagatgtaaaagAAAGTTAATAACAAGACCTCACAAATTCTGATCTCACTAAGAAAACACTGCTGCCATCCcccccaaaacatttttaaccaACTGAATGAGAATCTAAATATGACGCAACTATTTTGCCAGTAAATTATATTCCAAAACAAAAAACGTTAGTTAATGGTGGATTTGCTTCCCAAGTTGCCAAAACCATTGAATAGCCACTGAATGACCTCTCTGTGCTGAAGGGCCCTGGACAGTATTATGTAAACTTAGCTACTAATTGTGCAGAATTAAATAATGGATAATTATGAGTCTTGGTCttcacaattaaaaaaacactttcctAACCTTAACTACTAACTCACTGTGTCCCGGCCATGTGAGCTGTTTTCTAGTTAAATCTGATAACATCGTGCACATTGTGGGTTTCAGACATAAGTACGTTTAATATTTGCTTGCCGGTATTTCTGAGCCAAACTAATAAGGATTAGCATTTGTGTTAAATActatttcttttattatttatattcctGTTTTGCTGATCAACTGCGACTCCTTCATTTAAAGAACAGCTTAGTGTATGAACAGACCTCTGACCCCATGAAaagcaggattttttttcaaatacacACAGTTGATGCCCGTAAACTCAACCCTGTGACACATTACGGGGTTAATGATGCATGGCAGCAGAGTTCCGACAAAACCCGCGGTAGAGACAGGAAAGGAGTCACGATGCCAACAGGAAACTCTGAACATAAGTTTCCAGTAGATGCTCAGAGTTTGAATCACATAGTTGGAGCCTTCAGctcaaaatgaatgaatgactcTTCAGACTTGTGACCTTAATTATCACACAATGATGACAGGATATAAATGAACATATTGTGAAGGTTCCCTTTAAATACTTACCTGCTTTTAAATATCTCTAAACCTTTAGGCCAGAACCAGCACATTACAAGTCCACAATGATCAATATTTCATTGAATTactgtttgtatttttcttaaTTGAAATAAATTCCACATTTACTGTGGCCAGAAAGCAGAGGAAAGTTATTTTGATGATTCGTCATCaacagcaaaagttatttgaATCTGTTATTGCAGTTTCGGTCTAGTGACATCAAACATGTCTGTGACGTCTGTGAGATTACTTGATTCAATCTTCAAATAACCACATCAGAAAAAAGGAAGCATCCCATAGTGAGGATGTGCAGATGATCACGTCTCATACCTTCAGTGTGACGCAACAGTGCACttctatctttttttaattacacgTCTTTGTCCCATCTGTGACCTCTGAGCTTTTGCCAAGAAAGCCGAACCTGCAGCATCTCCTTCACTGACCTGTCCTGACTGAGCAAATTCAATAATAAGACATCTGCAAAGAGCAAACCGGCTCCTATACGCTGTGAACCACCTCGCAGGGATTCAGAGCAATTGATGCATTGTTGGCAATGGACTAGCTTTAGTTAACTTCAACTTAAAATTTCAAGTTTTCACTGTCAAAACACTGCAGAACTTTTGAGTCGTTTTAACGTGAGGTCTTTTGAAATGAGTTTAACGGATGAACTGCAGATAACGATTACAATATGTtattaaatattacaaattttGTATTATAagatttcccagcatgctttgtTTGAGAGTAAACACTCTCTATATACTATTCTTCTTTGTACAGAACAGACATGAGGGAAACTGGTTGTGTCtcttaaatatatgtaaataggTTGCCACTCATGTGTAGCGAAGTGAAACCAACGTGTGTAAGAAGTGTTATGGAAGCAAATTAACCACAAATCTCAACATTAAcagtttcataaaaaaaattattaagaattaaataaaaccaacatttgCAGAAGATTTGCTGGATTTAAAACTGTATCGTTTAACTGTcgctcatttaaaaactgcaacaAAGACTTTTACAGTGTAGCTGGAGGCACTCTAGCATTTCAAGAGATAAAGTCAACAAGTAGAGCcagtttctttctctgtttgctcACTGTCACCACATCGTGTAGCACACAAAGACCCTCAAAGACTTTCCCACTGAAATGTCTTGTCGTCTTGCTGCAGTGACATTATTGCATTGGTCACCGTATAAACTACATAGAACCAAAATAATTCAAACTGCAACATTGCATCAAATAGAAACAGGATAAACATTTTGCCACATTTCTTTTTAGCTCAGTGAGATGTTTTGAGtgtgtttataataataataagtacgTTTTAAAGCAGGTTCACTGAGTTTAAGGGTAATTTGTGCAACACTGCCACCCTGTGTTTCTACTTTGCCACTGACTTATGCTGGCAGAGACCGACCCTGACCTGGTACCACTCGATGCCCTCCACAGCTCCCTGGGAGGCGAAACTTcattaaaatagtttttggtGACAGCTCATCCATTTCTGGTATGTTTCAGgattttaaaaccacaactttgAAAGTGCTTCGGTTTCAGTGGAAAGAaaaagagtgaggaggaggaggagaagtctgTTGGTTCCCAGACCCGACAGAGGAAGGACTCATACCCACACAGGCATGTCAGGACATATTGTAACAtagctgaggtgaaggagatGTTAATCAAAGAAAAATGTCAGCATCTCTAACTGTTACTCAATACAATTCATTCAATCATTATAAACATGCACCCGCGTGTCTTTTGGATTTCTGTGCTCAGACTCAGGGCGTTGATCTAAATATTTCATATCTTCAGAGGGTGATATCATCTTTAACAAACCACAACCTTTTGTCTTTTGAGTTTTACAACAAACTCAATGTTTTAAAAGTCATGCAGGGACAGCCCGGTCCCTATCCAATGGCACCACATGGTGGTTAGAAGTGGAAATGACAAAACCAGCACGCAAAGTTACCTTAGGTGACTTTGGTGTCGGGTGTTACTTGTAGGTTACTGTTTACTGTCATCTGTGGTGTAAAATAATATCTAGAGTACCATGATGCAGTTAGTATGAGAGTGAAAAGTAAAGACAGCTGAAGGTTCAGATGAATGATCCAGGAGGGATACAGTTCAACTTAGGAGATAACtgcaatatttaattatataacaAATTCAGGAGctacatgcgcacacacacatacatttgtaAACTATGGGAAATTAATGTTATAAAAGTAGTTAAAAGCCAGAGATAGTTCAGGCCCTTCTTTCAACCTGCAGGCGCCCAACTAGCATAATACCTGCTCATTCACAGAAATATTTCCAACCGGTGAAGCTGCCACAGGGAGAAGGCTATTGGATTTTAGTAATTATTCCTTAATCATTAGTATTGGCAAAGGAGGAGACCGTACAGCTCACTGAATCATGTAATAGTGTTATCAAGAGTTTATTGGACAGTCCCAGGGTGAGTTGACAGATGAACTTGATTCATGGTGTGATATTGCCCTGAGACATTTCCACCTCACCTGGCCCTAAAAAGGTACATTACAATATTAACGTCACTGGTGGACACCCAGGCCTACTCCTTGACATAAGTCACCAATTTAAGGGAATTTTTTGGTTTACATAAAAGACCAATAATTAAATTCAGTACAACGAAACATTCAAATTTGATGAACATcatctttttaattaaatcagtgTAATATTTATTGATGTTATCGACGCTGGAGTAGAGATTGAAAACAAACGTCAGACCGTGGACTTGCAGGGTAAAAACTTGTGCGTGTTTATAGTTTAAGTTACAtcaatggtgatgatgatgatcgcCGGTTGAATATATCATTACACTCCAGAAGTAAAAGTGTCGGTAACAGAATGTCCTGCAGGTGACTGTCCTGATCCATCAACAGTTTGGAGAGTTCAGATCTTCCCAGGGAAAGATCCATTTTCTATCTGGTCGTCCCATTTAGCAACCTGAAGGAGACGAGAGGACAATATCAGCCGCATGACAGGAAATCTCCAGCTACAGCAGAAGCATTGAATTATATTCACAGTGGTTTCAGGTCATTACAGCCTTTCACTAATTGAGATCTGAGCATGGAAGTTTATTCTTGGCCCCAGGAACAGTATGTGTGTCACAGCTGTTGCAGGTAATGTAACAGCGAGAACTTTTCAGTGCAGCGGTGATACTACTTGGTCTCAGTGAAGATGTGATCAGGAACACCAAGGGTTAAaacatgtaaaatgtatttatctctGAGTCCTTTAGCAGAGGCAGGTTAATGTTAATCTCAAATGACCAAGACCTGACCTTGGGAGAGCAATAAGTTACTAAAAAACAAGATGTACAATACAATTATAACAGTGCACTGAACAGCTAGATTGGCTTTTTAAGACAGAACCATCTGAGGTCATCTTACCCAGCTCATGGGACAGAGGCTCTTGTAAACCCTCATGTACCACTGACAGGGAGTCAGATCCTGGCCTTTGGCATCCAGGGCCTTGTTGCACCTGTGGTagtctggaggaaaacaaaaagcataGAGCAGTAAGAATCACATAATGTTCACACTAATAAAACAATGGTTTTATTATAACAAAGCTGCTGAGGTCTAAGGACAGCAGCCTAGGAACACTGAGTCCTGCCAGAAACTGAGAACCAACTCAGAACTTGTCTTATTGTCTTTAAAGAGGCATTTGTTAAAGTGCATTATTTAATACTACAAATGTAATTTGGATGCGACATGTATATCAGATGTTTAAATCGACAAAATACTTACTGTTAAAATGTTAACTATGATTCCAACGCAATAACTACAACCTATATGTACACAAGGTATAAAAATTGGACCAAAGAACACCAAAATGACAACAAATGACTTTATTATGAACATTAAAGATGTTGcaggtttatatttatgtaGGTCAGAGCAGGCCATGTCAAATAAAGCTCAGTTTTCATCATATTATATCTGATGTTGTATTAAATGTGTGTGGTCCTCACCCAGGTAGTTCTGGAAGCAGTTGCGGGTCTGGTTAGTGTTGGGGAATCTTGCGTCAAAGGGAGCAGTCCTGTAGTTCTTAATCTTCTCTTCGATGGTGTCAGACATTTTTAAAttagcctcacacacacacgtcaagaCGAGACTGTGAAGAAGAGAACAGGGTCAATCAACGAGGAGCTGCTTAGTAAACTGTAAACGTCAAGTGTAAAACAAGGCTCCACGTTAGCCGGCTAAGCTACATTCAGCGTTATAAGCATCacatttattactttattaacGCAAGTCATTACTAACTTGACATCGTGGGTACGTATAAATCTGTGCGGACGGAATCACAGTTTTAAAACAGCAATACAGCCATGTTGTTAGCTTTGATTACAACTTAGCTATTAGCTCccagctaacatgctaacacagCTTGCGTCCCTTTTTGGTTACCACGCTAAAAACCGCCGGAATATTCTAGCATTTTGTTGGATTAAAACACAGGAgagtttacattaaagcagagtTAATGGTCGCCAGCACATTACGAACAGAGGTGTGGGAGTAGCAGGCAGCTAACCTTGGGTCACTGGTAGCCGTGTCCTCTTCGGGGTTGTCCTTCTTCGCGCAAAGGATGCTGGGATATCTTCTTTCTGACGTTTCATTGACCGGAAGTACGGACCGTCCGTCATTTAACCTTTGGTTTCTTATTACTCTAACGCAAATGATAAATTGTGACATAGAAATATCTTaatgcatacaaatacaaaatatcctAATTATAATGATAAGCTATTACTAATACAATTTTATAGAAAAACACTTTATCTCTGAGGTTCAATGGTAAGTTTCCCTCCACAGCATCATTTTGTGGGAAGTAACTTGTTCACAATTAGTTTTCTctttaacaaacaaatgaaataattattataaGACACTATCAATAATCATCTCAATATAATTTCTATCAATAGCATCAGGCTTATAGGAAAAGGCCAATATACATCAATGTCAGAGGATGTTTCTGCTTCAGACGACCTCATATTTTCTTTCATACTTCCACTATCACATATAGACAATCACGTGTAGGATTGTTCAGCTTTGGCTGAGGTATAACTTCTATTGTTATTATGCTAACTAATGATTATTGTACTAATCTTAATTTCACTTGatcaaacatttattgttaCTATTTTACAACACCAGAGAGTGGACCTGCATTCTGTATTTGACATTTGAAGCTAAGTTACATTATAACATAGCAGCATCTATTAGGTCTGCTGGATATATCATTCAGTCTGTTGCTACTGGGGGATTAATCGCTCAAAAAATATAATTGATACACTTAATTTAATGCACTTATATGGTTCTGACAATGAGCACTAATGATAATGCAGGGctaattgttatttttaacatttgaatggactgtttatttctctttcagGGAACAGCACACAGAAACATTTGAATCAGTGGAGGAGCCTTTAAAATGAGACAAACCTATTGGTGTGTTATGACACACTCAGTCTAGCAATGTGAGAATCAAGTCACCTTACTGGGACACGGCGACAgtcccctttctctttccatCACCATTTTCCTGTTGAAGTCCAGGTCAAAGATCACAGGTGCGTCCTCGAGCTTCCTGTCTCGCTGTGTGCACTTCCTTCATCCTCTTTCCAGCAAAACTTCTCGCTGGGCAGTTTGATGTGTGATGTCTGATGCACTGTGATTGTAAAACAGAACACAGCACTGGATTTAAATGTTCTCGATTGGTGTGATTAAACTTTATCATGATGTAAATGTGATGCCACATTTTCTGTTTATGCACCCAGGCCACAAACGGATATACAGATTGCTTTGTGGTGTTCAGCACCGTATATAATATTCCCAACATGGTCACATATGTGTGTAAATTTACCCTTCACTTGCTTTCCACCaatgtctccctctctcgctctctgtccctctctctctctctctctctctcagccaggATATAGGTGTTGTCCACTGCAAAGGAAGGAAATTCTGTCACTTAGAACAATGGGCCTGTTTCTCTATCTATAGACCCAGAGAGCCTGAGAGCCAGGGAGAGCGAGAGCAGCACAACTTGTCCcgttagaaaagaaaagaaaaagggaatttACTCAAGAGAAATGGAGAATTAGAAACgggcatgtgtgtgtagatggGTGAGACGGGTTTAGGCCTTTGAAAAATGGAATTTCatcgagaggagaaggaaacacaTCAGGGTACTGGATTACTGTGAGCTGCGTATTAGCATTCGGGTAACGAAGAATAATCATAACACGCCATAGAGGGATCGGAAGTATCTGTGGGTAAGTGGAATTTATAGCCTCATACCTGTAAGCACAAGAATTTCCTATTTGTATCATTTTAATTACATGGTTTATCAAATTATGTTTCGATACAACAGATTTTCAGTCTTGTCCGAGATTAACTTCAAAAAGGTGATATTTTACTAAAGGAATACAACGATTTTCTTTAGATTCCACTTTTTAAAGGCAAAAACCAAGTGTGATCCTCAGGTATTGGTTGTAACAAATGTAGAAGGAACTGTGCGAAAGGGACAGGCACTGACCCGTGCAGTGGGTTTTTCCCTGTCACTGCGACAGCTGGACTCAAGTCCCACTAAACACGCTTCCTGTTTGAGAACAGGGGAATACACACTTGGATTTTCAGCGGCTGATTGGGCGGGAGGTCGGGTTGAtttgtttactgtttgtttaattCTGGACAACCAGCTGTAGGTATCCTGTTGATATCATTGATGGTGACTTCattctattgttttattgtttcgaTGCTGGCATTACTGCAACACATTCCTGAGAGGCAGATTCGAGGAACACGACATGCACTGTATATGTTGACATACAGCAGGTGATTGAATGGAAAAAACAATTTGCTCCTTCATCTCTATGTGTCAGATGGAGGGGCCTGGCAGTCCTCGCTTCAGAAAGCTCCATTTCCCAGTGGGTCTGTGGATCAACTCGCCCAGGAAACACTTCGCCAAGCTAGGTGGTCGCTGGCCCAGCGCTATCTCTGTCAAGTCAGTCTGAAGTTCTCAcatttgtgttcctgttttcttcTACACTTCACATACTTGGTGTCGGGTTAAGCGACTCTCATGCCAGCTATTGTTTAGGTAGAACTCGGTGCCTGATACGCGTTGTTGAATGAAAAGTTTATGCTCTGATGCCATCTTATCTTACTTCCACTGTCATTAGTATCCTTTCAACCTTGTAACCtttccctgttttattttagtCCTTGTTGTTTGTCAGTCATAATTCACAGCTGACTGGTCCCttcctttctccttcctctcccctgCATCTGTCTTCCCCCTCCTCTGTTGTTACCAGGTCGACCACCAGCTCTGACGCAGCCTCCCTCCACGAGGCCACCTCTGCCccttcctcttccctttctAACTCCACCCCCTCGCTGGCTTCCCCTACCCCATCCCCGTCTCCCTCCCCGGCCTTCCTCAGGCCGCGGCCTGCTGGGACCCAGTCTCGCACAAAACGCCTTTCCCATCTCTTTCTGCGGGGGCGCTCCAACAGCGACCGGGACCGAGCagtgggggagagggagagagaggtttgGGCACATTCGGCTGCCCCGTCCTCTCACCACTACTTGccccctgcttcctcctctgcccctGGTCTGATCAAGATTTATGGGGATGCCCTGTCCAGTGGAGCCAACTATCGCTCCCTGCTGGCCAACATCCACTCTACAGCCAGGCAACTCATAGCCCAAGTCATCACACGctacactgagagagagagggaggaaacagaTGATGCAGGTATGACAAGGAGGTTTCTTCTCCTTTGGACCTCTGCTGTAATCCATTCTTTAGACCTGTTTGCTAAAGAATTTTAGAGCCAATTGAAAATGACTTATTCTAATCATAAACAGGAGTGCTTCAGAAAAATAATTACCCTTCCCCTCTTCCTCACTTCCTCCATTACCTTCTAGTTCTCCAGAAACACATCCCCGAGGACTTCCTATTGTGTGATGTCATTGGAAAGCCCATCAAGCAGCCAGATGGAGCTATCAAATGGGAGACAGAGTGCCGGAGAAATGTTGCCCCCTGGGAATGTCCCTTGTTGTTAGTGGACATGTGGCGGCCTAAGGACGGATTTGAGCGGCGCTTTGAAATCCAGAGGAGGGAAGACTAtgagagggaagagaaggagagagagaaggaacgggagagggagggagagaactaCCAAGGTATGTGCAAGACTCAACACACAGGTATGCGACTCTCCATGGGATCAAACTGACCACAGCGCTGCTTGTGTGCCTGGACAACAGGTGTGCGCTGGCGGCGGAGCAGGATGTCATCAGGGGGCGGGCCGGAGGAGAGCGAGCGTGGTCACCGCGCGAGGAACACGGAGCTCAGGAGAAGCATCAGCGACATGAACCTGAGTCTGAGGCGACGCCAGGGGAACCATGTCAGCAATGAGCCACGCGGCTCTGGCAACCAGCCGAATAACAATGGTGCAGTGCAGGACAGGAAGAACATTGTGAGCATGATCAACCCACAGCCGGGAGAGGTAAAGACGATGATGTGATAAGGAAGCTCTGAATTAATAGAGTATCCCGCCCCCCCTTCTAATCATCACCTCTTAACCTAATATTTCAGAATAGGGGGTCAAAAGTTCAAGCAATGGTTGGATGGTTGAACCAGACAGTGGAGGACGAGAAGGATTACTCCAGTTCCGACCTggaagtgatgtcacagagTTTGATCCTTCCACCCACAGACCGGCCCTACTTCCTGTTGCTGCAGGGTTACGATCAGTGCAAGGTAGGACATGCCGACAGatgatatcacacacacaaatactcaacaAACAACACCAACGCACACGTACACTAtgtaaacacatgaacacagggGGAAACACACTGATGTGCACATATTGCAAGGTGCACCCTCTAAGTGGCCCAGATGCAAACAGAGAGGCATGTTGTGGGGGATTTGTGAGGAGATACACGTGTGCACACGAAGTGAACATGACATCATACCTGCATGTCTGTAATCGCAGCATACCATCAGGGTTTCCATCTCTCTACGAGCCTCTCCCATTCAGCAGCCAGCACAAAACAGCCTCAGATCAACACAATGCCCCAACAACCTCTCCATCCAAGGCACAAATAGCCCCTGTGTGCATCACTCCGTCTCACACAATGACCTCACACAGGTTTCCATTGTAGCAACCTGTGACACACTTCATTCCTTATCAACATCATTAACATCTGATGGAAGATTGATATAAGTCATACCACTGCAAAGATAACAGACCTCCCTGACTTTCTGCTactctccactgtgtgtgttttgtcaagGATTTTGTTTTGTACATCATGGCGGGACATACGCATGTGTTTGGAAGAAAGCccacaatgagagagagagagaaggatagagagagggagaggaaagggaAGAGGCCTCTGAAGGTGGACAcattcctctctgctcctgacCTTTTGGCTAGACATTTACTAGTGAGGAGAGACTCAGCTGTTCCTGAGACGCCCACCGGACAAGGTACTAACAACGTCAGCTCAGAGGTCTCCTCGGACTTTGCGTCTGACAAAATTCCAAACTAAGCAGTTTTACTATTCATCCACATGCTGTGTGAAACTGAAAATGAAGATCCTTTCTAGCAGTTATTGATGTATTCAAACCTGAACTTTTCCCATTTGATTCCAGCTTTGATGCGGCCCTTCAGGGGAGGTGCAGTTACACACAACGGAGTGGCCCTTTATAGGGAGGCCGTTCTAAAGCCTGGGGATGTGATTGGTCTTGGGaaccacttcctcttcctgtaccGTGACCCCCGTGTCACCCCAGCTCCGCCGCTGGCACTGACCCTGCCGTGGCAGGCGGACGCCTCCACCACCTGCTGCCCCTCAGGCCTGGTGGACAGACAGGAAGCGCTGAGGCAGTACCTGGGATCAACTGAGGCAGTGTTGAAATTCCATCCCCGTCATACAGACACCTTGTTACAGGTGAGACAAGCAGAAAATTAACTAATATAAACTCTTAATGACTTTAATGACTTGATGACATACTCCATGTTtatccctccctttctcttccaGGATATAATCTCCAAAAACTCGTCTCCAGACTCTGGTGGTGGGCCACTGGCTCCTGCTTTCCTCCTGTCAATCATGATAGATCACGCCTCTAAACACCTGGACCCGGCTCTCACGCCACAGATATTACTCAAGTCAGCCAATCTAATTAAAGAAATTGTCTGGGTAAGTTCAAGGAAACAGCTCCATATACACATCTTTAAAAGATATGTGAGGTTTCCAACCAGGAAATGTAATGAGTCCAGTCATGGACTTTTGTTTTATGTCCTAtccgctcgctctctctctctctcatttcctgtcATCTCTCTATCGTTAGCTCTGTAATAAAGGCATAACAAAtccaacattttattataataagagTTGACAGCCCTATAGCTCTCGGAGGATGCTTTCATTTGCTACTTACACACAGCTAAATGAGGTAAATACTAACACAAGCATGCTATAATCCTCACATTGTTAATGTAAGCATCCTATCGTGCTTAACACATTTAACACCAACGACCACAAGCATTTGGTCATAAACCAAAGTTTGTCAAACTCTGACCTGATGATGGTGTTATAGTATAGGGGTTAGTCAAATTATCCCAGAGGTATAATTGAAGTTGTCAAGATGCTACATTAGCCACCTAGCAAAGCCATGCCAGTTGAATGTGAGGGAAAACAACGTCTGTACTTCATTTCACAGCAGTTCAATGGTTGTGG from Pleuronectes platessa chromosome 10, fPlePla1.1, whole genome shotgun sequence harbors:
- the rasip1 gene encoding ras-interacting protein 1 isoform X1 produces the protein MCQMEGPGSPRFRKLHFPVGLWINSPRKHFAKLGGRWPSAISVKSTTSSDAASLHEATSAPSSSLSNSTPSLASPTPSPSPSPAFLRPRPAGTQSRTKRLSHLFLRGRSNSDRDRAVGEREREVWAHSAAPSSHHYLPPASSSAPGLIKIYGDALSSGANYRSLLANIHSTARQLIAQVITRYTEREREETDDAVLQKHIPEDFLLCDVIGKPIKQPDGAIKWETECRRNVAPWECPLLLVDMWRPKDGFERRFEIQRREDYEREEKEREKEREREGENYQGVRWRRSRMSSGGGPEESERGHRARNTELRRSISDMNLSLRRRQGNHVSNEPRGSGNQPNNNGAVQDRKNIVSMINPQPGENRGSKVQAMVGWLNQTVEDEKDYSSSDLEVMSQSLILPPTDRPYFLLLQGYDQCKDFVLYIMAGHTHVFGRKPTMREREKDRERERKGKRPLKVDTFLSAPDLLARHLLVRRDSAVPETPTGQALMRPFRGGAVTHNGVALYREAVLKPGDVIGLGNHFLFLYRDPRVTPAPPLALTLPWQADASTTCCPSGLVDRQEALRQYLGSTEAVLKFHPRHTDTLLQDIISKNSSPDSGGGPLAPAFLLSIMIDHASKHLDPALTPQILLKSANLIKEIVWDNIKEFGDKHPTQNSTEQEAEISTPNVQKLSSDLRPLMFWMSNATELLNFFQVRVETMEKEFEFEAPGDPVLTADMDTCSEALAQLDDVIMHTFQQCVYHLTKTLYSLLPALLDSNPFSRENKEKEKDGAVGAEGEEQTKEEGEVDDMSALPLKVAGLVEVYRCSLMLSREACLSPPLTSQTFGYLFFFTNTSLLNTLLERDGLFSWSRAVQIRTNLDIVLDWLQGAGLGDIASEFMKKLSITVNFLCIPKTRLIQSSWNSLMEDHVLLSPSQLHHLLTHYRLGPTRAPPASWAPPPGTELSGDIFESFLDHPPLILPNETPRLDLSQPIPSPELQKEVTRLRTFLWGLDQDELPANQRTRL
- the rasip1 gene encoding ras-interacting protein 1 isoform X2; protein product: MEGPGSPRFRKLHFPVGLWINSPRKHFAKLGGRWPSAISVKSTTSSDAASLHEATSAPSSSLSNSTPSLASPTPSPSPSPAFLRPRPAGTQSRTKRLSHLFLRGRSNSDRDRAVGEREREVWAHSAAPSSHHYLPPASSSAPGLIKIYGDALSSGANYRSLLANIHSTARQLIAQVITRYTEREREETDDAVLQKHIPEDFLLCDVIGKPIKQPDGAIKWETECRRNVAPWECPLLLVDMWRPKDGFERRFEIQRREDYEREEKEREKEREREGENYQGVRWRRSRMSSGGGPEESERGHRARNTELRRSISDMNLSLRRRQGNHVSNEPRGSGNQPNNNGAVQDRKNIVSMINPQPGENRGSKVQAMVGWLNQTVEDEKDYSSSDLEVMSQSLILPPTDRPYFLLLQGYDQCKDFVLYIMAGHTHVFGRKPTMREREKDRERERKGKRPLKVDTFLSAPDLLARHLLVRRDSAVPETPTGQALMRPFRGGAVTHNGVALYREAVLKPGDVIGLGNHFLFLYRDPRVTPAPPLALTLPWQADASTTCCPSGLVDRQEALRQYLGSTEAVLKFHPRHTDTLLQDIISKNSSPDSGGGPLAPAFLLSIMIDHASKHLDPALTPQILLKSANLIKEIVWDNIKEFGDKHPTQNSTEQEAEISTPNVQKLSSDLRPLMFWMSNATELLNFFQVRVETMEKEFEFEAPGDPVLTADMDTCSEALAQLDDVIMHTFQQCVYHLTKTLYSLLPALLDSNPFSRENKEKEKDGAVGAEGEEQTKEEGEVDDMSALPLKVAGLVEVYRCSLMLSREACLSPPLTSQTFGYLFFFTNTSLLNTLLERDGLFSWSRAVQIRTNLDIVLDWLQGAGLGDIASEFMKKLSITVNFLCIPKTRLIQSSWNSLMEDHVLLSPSQLHHLLTHYRLGPTRAPPASWAPPPGTELSGDIFESFLDHPPLILPNETPRLDLSQPIPSPELQKEVTRLRTFLWGLDQDELPANQRTRL
- the LOC128449577 gene encoding cytochrome c oxidase subunit 6B1, which encodes MSDTIEEKIKNYRTAPFDARFPNTNQTRNCFQNYLDYHRCNKALDAKGQDLTPCQWYMRVYKSLCPMSWVAKWDDQIENGSFPGKI